In one window of Meleagris gallopavo isolate NT-WF06-2002-E0010 breed Aviagen turkey brand Nicholas breeding stock chromosome 4, Turkey_5.1, whole genome shotgun sequence DNA:
- the LOC104910678 gene encoding poly [ADP-ribose] polymerase tankyrase-1-like encodes MAGRKSTPLHFAAGFGRKDVVEHLLQTGANVHARDDGGLIPLHNACSFGHAEVVSLLLCQGADPNARDNWNYTPLHEAAIKGKIDVCIGKCVTY; translated from the exons ATGGCCGGCCGCAAGTCCACGCCGCTCCACTTTGCCGCTG GGTTTGGAAGGAAGGATGTTGTAGAGCACTTGCTACAGACAGGAGCCAATGTTCATGCTCGTGACGACGGAGGGCTGATACCCCTTCACAACGCCTGCTCCTTTGGTCATGCTGAAGTGGTTAGTCTGTTGCTGTGCCAAGGTGCAGACCCTAATGCTAGAGACAATTGGAACTACACTCCTTTGCACGAGGCTGCTATCAAGGGGAAGATAGATGTGTGTATTGGTAAGTGCGTCACTTACTGA
- the DUSP4 gene encoding dual specificity protein phosphatase 4, with protein sequence MSTQHISVLGVPPNSASRTAKGFQKHWRAVAHGNGPAQGLPTCCRELGCSPQGSRLLSIPVASSSGQGHVRIHWLQLSHSTVSTAVTLLRAFLLTGGYERFASEYPEFCAKTKTLSSVSPPSSTESLDLGFSSCGTPFHDQGGPVEILPFLYLGSAYHAARRDMLDALGITALLNVSSDCPNHFEGHYQYKCIPVEDNHKADISSWFMEAIEYIDSVKECCGRVLVHCQAGISRSATICLAYLMMKKRVKLEEAFEFVKQRRSIISPNFSFMGQLLQFESQVLATSCAVEAASPSGTLRERGKTTSTPTSQFVFSFPVSVGVHATPSNLPYLHSPITTSPSC encoded by the exons ATGTCTACCCAGCACATCAGTGTTTTGGGTGTTCCTCCAAATTCAGCAAGCAGGACTGCAAAGGGCTTTCAG AAGCATTGGAGAGCTGTGGCCCATGGGAATGGCCCAGCCCAGGGGCTCCCCACTTGCTGCAGGGAGCTTGGTTGCTCTCCtcagggcagcaggctgctctcCATCCCTGTAGCATCATCTAGTGGCCAAGGGCATGTCAGAATACATTGGCTCCAGCTGTCCCACAGCACTGTGAGCACGGCTGTAACGCTCCTCCGGGCCTTTCTTCTTACAGGAGGTTACGAGCGTTTTGCCTCGGAGTATCCTGAATTCTGCGCTAAAACCAAGACTCTAAGCAGCGTTTCACCCCCCAGCAGCACCGAGTCCCTGGATTTGGGCTTCAGTTCATGTGGGACCCCCTTTCACGACCAG GGTGGCCCTGTGGAAATCCTTCCCTTCCTCTACCTTGGCAGCGCCTACCATGCGGCACGGCGGGACATGCTGGATGCATTGGGcatcacagccctgctgaacGTCTCATCCGACTGCCCCAACCACTTCGAGGGGCACTACCAGTATAAGTGCATCCCTGTGGAAGACAACCACAAAGCTGACATAAGCTCCTGGTTCATGGAGGCAATTGAGTACATTG ACTCAGTGAAAGAGTGCTGTGGCCGAGTCCTTGTCCACTGCCAGGCCGGCATCTCCCGCTCAGCCACCATCTGCCTGGCCTACCTGATGATGAAGAAGCGCGTCAAGCTGGAAGAGGCCTTCGAGTTTGTCAAGCAGCGCCGGAGCATCATCTCTCCTAACTTCAGCTTcatggggcagctgctgcagttcgAATCGCAGGTCTTGGCCACCTCGTGTGCAGTGGAAGCTGCCAGCCCCTCAGGGACACTGCGGGAGCGGGGCAAGACCACTTCTACCCCTACCTCCCAGTTTGTCTTCAGCTTCCCTGTCTCCGTTGGTGTCCATGCCACCCCCAGCAACCTCCCATACCTGCACAGCCCCATTACCACGTCACCCAGCTGTTAG